In Oreochromis aureus strain Israel breed Guangdong linkage group 6, ZZ_aureus, whole genome shotgun sequence, the genomic window GATCATAATACGATGAACAATTTGTTTTGACAAATAATGCAAGCAAATAGGTTTCCTTATGATTGACTGTTGCTTTAGAAAATCCAAAGTTACTGAGTCTGTGGTGACAAAAAATAAACGCAGGAGTTCAGTGGTGCTTTAGGGGGTTGTGTAATTCATTTGATGCAATTTGTGCCTCTGTGCAGGTGTTGCTACATtgaaactttcaaaataaatttgtGTAACTAGATCAAAGTGTGAATGAAGGAATAGATCATTGCCTGCAGCACGATCTTCCTCCAAGGCTCAACAAAGTGGAATAAAAGCATTTCATCCACTGCCTTTTTCCACTTAGCTTTATCGTTTGTCACTGCTCAATATATTTTTGACTTTTGCTTTCTGCCTTTTGTTATGCAGGACCCATCTCTGTTAAACGGCAGAGTGACTCTGCACCATGCAAAAGCAGGAGCGGTGTTAGCAAGACAGGGAGATCAGGTATTTTACACATTCTGAAACCCTATGACCTTTTGAAAACTTACAAGTTactagataagataagatgtaGTAAAGAAAGAAACTAAATTACTGCAGCAGTAAAagttatttttgtctttgtattttttcccccttcctccTTTTTTCACTTCAAAAGGACGTGAGTTTGCACTTTGTCCTGTCTGGTTGTCTGCACGTCTACCAGCGGATGATCGGCAAGCAGGAGgatgtctgtctgtttgtcacCCATCCAGGAGAGATGGTGGGCCAGCTTGCTGTACTCACTGGAGAACCCCTTATATTTACCATCAAGGCTGTGCGAGACTGTACTTATTTGAAGATCTCAAAGTCCGAGTTCTATGAGTGAGTCTTACGGCTTTAGTGTGGATAAACCTTTAAGTGCAAGAGATGCAAATAAGTTTAGGTCACTTTCACTTATATCTAAGGTTattataaattaaattaaacttaaaaactacatttttagaaaaaaaattgaaaccatctgaaacacataaaaactaattaaaatacaataaaaatatgcaATGAATACCCTTAGTTTTAGCATCTGTTACTTTTGTAAAATTTGTTATCACAACTTGCCCGATGGACGTGTTAATTGACAATTTGACTGTGATTCACCTGCTTTCAAAAACGTCTgcgttttttcttcttcttttctttttttttattattataatacatGTGCTGATTTTCCTAAATCTTGCCTCTAACATATGTGCTCcatacaataataattaaaaacactaaaacaactgaaactaataaacaataaactaaaactaagcATTTTCAAACAGTAAAAACTAGACTGAAATGAGCAAACCCACTTTGGAAGCTggaggtaaaaacaaaaataaacatgcatacacatttacacaaaGCTTGTATCACctgaataaataagaaaaagtcAGCTTTTGAAATTCATACATATTTCCAGAGAATATGAAagcttaaaatataaaaaagtaaaCTTTTAGTATTCTTTTCTAAAGTAATCTCTGGTTTTGAGTTATCTCTCTCTACTTTTGACCATATTCCAGTGTGAATTATTCAGTATTTGTTCTCACTCTTTCTGTTATATGCTTCCCCCTGCAGGATCATGAGGGAGCAGCCCAGCGTGGTGCTGAGTGCAGCCCACACGGTTGCAATCCGGATGTCTCCTTTTGTCAGGCAGATGGACTTTGCCATTGATTGGATGGCTGTAGAAGCCGGCAGAGCCCTCTACAGGTACTCTGCTCTCATCTTTACttagacaaagaaataaaaacaaaatttgcATCTATGTGAAAACAATGCTTGGTGATCCTGTTACATTTCTTATTATTCAGTCATAATTATAAtggtaaatgtaaaatatgcttcttttttttgtaatctaCGCATCAACAGACAGGATGACAAGTCAGACTGCACCTACATTGTTCTGAATGGACGTCTGCGTTCAGTCATCCGCAAGGCGAATGGCAAGAAAGAACTGGTGGGGGAATATGGTAGAGGAGAACTCATTGGAGTGGTGAGAACAAGGCATTTTTGTCTCATCCTACCCATGTGTGAATAGATACTAGTTATCAAAATAAGCTCAAAACTATTAAGTTAAAAACAGCTGTGGTCCTGAGCTAGGATTGGGACTAGAGCAGTGTGCTGCATTTTTCCACATCTGGAAAATTTCGATTAGATTTcttctaatttctttttttttttttaagttttaagtgAGGGACTAATCCAATCTAACTATGTATCAGGTGGAGGCGCTGACCAAACAGCCAAGAGCCACAACGGTCCATGCTGTGAGAGACACTGAGCTGGTTAAACTGCCCGAGGGAACCCTTAACAACATCAAGCGACGCTATCCACAGGTCTGTGACTTTGTCCTTGAAGTGCTGTTAAGTGGCTATGTACTATGTAATAACCTAGTTTCTTTTCAATTTTCTCTACTTTTGTGTTTAGGTGGTGACAAGGTTGATCCACTTGTTGGGTCAGAAGATTTTGGGAAATCTGCAGCAGGGTCGTGGGCCATTCTCTGGTAAGTCCAGTAAATtgagcagaagaaaaagaaaaaaaaaagatcagtcGACCAGATTCAATGAAATGAGCATGCGCTAATGAGCAAGGTTGAGAACTAATGCAGAACCACATGAGACCATTATTCACTTTATTCAAAAATTAAATGGTATTCTAAATATTGCTGATGttgcagagacacacacatatatactactgttattattgcacgtTATCCCTGGCACATGTGGCTGCACATACAGATTTAGTTTGTCATACTAGTTTGATTAGTGTGGCTAAAGTTAGCAGTGTTATATTCTTTTCAGGGTAACGCCCCCACGCCTGTGCAGGATGGCGTTGTGCGTCACTCTGGTCATGTAGTTGAATGCTAATTTACCTTGACATAGTCTAGTTCATTTTGTAGATTCAAGTATTGACTAGTGAGGGCAGTAACACACACATGCGTGCTTCCTCACCAGCCAGCTGTGCTTTTACAGCCTTCACACTTTCTCATTCACTCCATTTGTTCACTGTTTCAATCATTTAGGTTCAGCCCTCAGTCTTCCCAGTATGACAACAAGTGCTGATGTCACCAACCCGGCAAGCAACCTCTCCACTGTCGCAGTGCTGCCCGTTTGTGATGAAGTGCCAATCAATGCATTCAACCTAGAGCTCAGCCATGCGCTTAGTGCCATTGGTAAACCCACGCATTTCAATTTTGTTCATAAAAATCTTTTATTTAGTGAGATTGCTTGACTTCTATGTAGCTGTGTATTTAAATTAAAGCAGGTCGGCAAACAAACGCACAAGTTCTTTACTTTTTTGTGATACACTATTTGTTTGACTCTTGTAGGGCCTACATTACTTTTAACCAGTGACATAATTAGAGAACGTCTGGGTGCTTCGGCTTTGGACAGGTCAGTCTGATAATCAAAGAATCTTGTCTTTATCACAAACCCTTTTTTCTTGTTGCTTGGGCTTTACTTGAATTTACGCATTTAGcttgtgtgttatttttttcttacttgTTAAGATGTTACcaagttttgtatttttatagagACAGGCATTGCAAATAAGTGCTATAAATGCTGTAGGCGTGGTTCGTGTTACATACTTATAATgtattaaaatgtaaacaaattacCTCTGCTACTTTTCATACCTCCAAGACGTTGTCTGTGTTGACTCAAAATGCTGTTCCATGcactcatctctgcttttcttcTCTATCCATCAGTATCCATGAGTATCGTCTCTCCGGCTGGCTGGCCCAGCAGGAGGACATCAATCGGATTGTCCTCTACCAGACGGACAACAGCATGACACCATGGACACAGCGCTGCATCCGACAGGCTGACTGCATCCTCATTGTTGGTCTTGGGGACCAGGAACCCACTCTAGgagaagtatgtgtgtgtggataaagAGCTGGGAAGAGAAGAAATCTAATGGCAACAGATAAGCTTTAACTGTCTTGTCTTCCTTCAGTTGGAGCAGATGCtggaaaacacagcagtgcGAGCTTTGAAACAGTTGATCCTTTTGCACAGAGAAGATGGACCTGGACCTTCCAGGACAGTCGAGTGGCTCAATATGCGCAGCTGGTGCTCAGGGCATCTTCACCTCAAGTGTCCCCGGAGGGTCTTCTCCAGACGAAGTCCCAGCAAACTGGTACAGAGTCaactttttataggatttttagatgctTTCAGTTTATTTACATTTAGGGGTGGACAGAATGGCAGAGATATCAGTACCAGAATTTCTAGAAGGTACAATATTCTAGGAGAAAAACCATATTTTGAATATTGAGTATGCTCGATTGATATTGACTACAGTCCACATGGGTTAGAGGCTCACTGTTCAACATACCGGTAACAGTAATTGTAATATTTTGATAATATtgttacacaaaataaaatgtaacccctgtatttaatttttttgtgtttttcttccaaTGCTTGTGCAGAGGGAGGTGTATGAGAAGGTATTTGAGAAAACGGCAGACAGACATAGTGACTTCTCTCGGCTGGCCCGAGTCCTCACTGGAAACAGCATTGCTCTCGTGCTTGGAGGTGGTGGTGCTAGGTGAGCAAAGTCGATGAGACTTTCTGCACCGATAAAGTTCACAAAAGTTCAGCAGTACTAAACTAATGTGCAGTTAATGTCTGTGTGATAATGTATGGAAGGATTTCTAATGTGGAAACACTATGCTATGCCTGTATACAGAGTAAAGCAGCATTAGGAAAATGTGTCTGTCTTTTAGTCTAAAAGCCATTTCAAATACTGATGTTGTAAATGTACTCGGCATCATGCGTACTTGCTTGTTTTCAGACAAATTGTCTCCCTCTTACAGAGGCTGCTCTCATGTGGGTGTAATTAAAGCTATGGAGGAAGCAGGGATTCCTATTGACATAGTGGGTGGGACCTCAATTGGCTCTTTCATCGGTGCCCTTTATGCAGAAGAAAGGAGTGCTGTTAGAACAAAACAGAGAGCAAGAGAGTGGTCTAAGGTAGAGTACACACATCTAGGACTATCAACGCAATCATTTTTTTGGTCATATATGATGACAATTTAGTTTTTCCCAAAAATCTGACAAACATCTACTAATTCCCTGCAATTCCTTGTTTAACAGGCAATGAattcagtgtttaaaacagTTCTGGATCTTACCTATCCCATCACCTCCATGTTCTCTGGCTCTGCCTTTAACACCAGCATCTATAAAGTGTTTCAGGACAAGCAAATAGAGGTGAGACTGTggtacaaaatgttttttttccccattgcaACAACCTTGCCATAAGACAagagggttttgtttttttctatcattaactttgaaataaaatgttttcccaGGACCTGTGGCTGCCGTACTTCAACGTCACCACTGACATCACGGCCTCAGCTATGCGTGTTCATCAGGATGGTAAGTGAGCGCTGTTCTGACCGCAGGGGTCGTTACCCCTGTAGCATTTTATTAGCTTAAAATTAAGTCAAGATTACTACAGTGCATTTGTATTTCACATTATGTTTACATGGAGTACATTTACTAGGATTTAAGAATAGTTTACATTCATGCATACATGTAAGTGGAAATGAACAGttgcttctttttaaatttaaccCAACTTAATCCATTTTTACTACCGTGAATGACAGAAAACTAATGTGTGAAATTGGTTTCATATGTAATTAAATGGTTGCAGCAGTCAGTCAGAAATAATATGGTACAGTGATCAAAGCTCTTATCCAAGTGAATATACTGGCATGTTGTTCTACTCAGTCAAGTGTCACGAGGTACTAAAGGGATTATAATGTCTCTTATTCTCTAGATGGCAAGTCTGTAAATGTTGTACGTGTAGGCTTAAGCTGAAGCCATAAACAAGCATTTAGCTGGCTAATGCATTATGAGAGTGGCAGGATTGCATGTTCTCAGAAGTCTCAGAAGTAAGGTTGGAGGTGGGTGTACACCAAACTAAACTGAACTGGTGTGTTTGCAATCTCCACGTAGACAAATACTAATATAGTGGATATATGTGTAGGTGGCAAGTTGTATATTTGATTAAAGGGGAGGGGGTATGATGCTTCCTTGTACCTTCTGTCATATACAGGGCCATAATTTCCAATAATGAGGTCAGTACATGTAAAAGTCATCCCTGTgagccacttcttcttttgagctgtaaattatgcaaaactaCTAGAATAGCATCCAAGAATAAAAGCGTGCAGCTGGAAATGGGCAAAACACAGGCCCGCTTTTACTGTGTCCACTACCCGTGGGAGGATACTTAAAGTCATTCTGAAAGCAGGTTTAACTTCCTCATATCAAAAATATATGAGACAGGGAGAAATACTAGATTGGATAATTACAAATGTTTGAATATGTGATTACAGTGCAGTTATCAAAGGTACATGTAGCCTTTCATTTGCAAAGCCATTTATTTGTTCCTACAAAAAAACATGCCAGTTTCAACCTTGTTTGGAGTTTGCCTCCATTAAAGTGTTAGTATGTACAAAAGAAAGGACGTATGTTTTCGTGCTTGTCTGTGTATTTGCTGAGATGTGTGTTCTTTTTGACTTGCTTAAAAATGCACCATCACTAACAATAGCCAAAATGGATCTCTGCAATCTAAAACGACtgtttgtggaaaaaaacaaccctCAAATCCAGTTTACCATTTTCTGTGTAGTGCTCGTTTCTAATATTCAGTCTTGTACATTAAATGAAGTTATTGTAATCTTTGATGTAAATTCAGTGTTTTGAATTATTAACTGGCTGATTGCTGGATTTGAGGAGTTCATAAGCTTTCAGGTCTCAGTCCTGCAGCTAAGCACGCTGAATGCTTATGTTTGCATCTTGGCATGTGGATGAACTAACTGCTAGAGCTACGCCTTCTTACTTGGTTTCATTGTTGCCctcttttgcctcttatcatGTGCCTACTTaaatttcattctttctttcttcctctctctttcgctctctctccctctctctcttctatATCTGGATTTTCCTTTCTTACTATCGCCATGtgctaatggaaaaaaaaaaacctgtagcTTTTTCATTGTTTAGTGTCCATCCAATTTATGTTTAAAACTCCCCAAATTCACTTTATATATAACTTTATGTCTGGTCTTTCTGAGCATGGAGAGACATTACAGATATGCTCATTTATAGTttacaacaaagacaaaataaCCTGTGTAGTCACCTCAGAATACTAAATCTTCTCCCATGTCAACATGTAGGATCCAGAACACTTTACCATTTACCCCGTTGTCTTTTAGTGGTTTCCATCCCGTGTTGCATCCGTCACTCCTTCATCTCCATTCTGTGCTTTCTctagttttgggtttttttggtttgcttTTGTCCAGCATTTCTAGCTTGGTGCTATTGTGAATATGTCACTTTGAGTCACTGAAAGGAAATAATAACTGTCATTTTGATGGTTGTTGTAAGGCAGAGAGTTTAGATTACTTACTTTGGTTTTTATCCAGTGACGAACACAGCCAAGGCACAAATTTAAGAATGATATGAAGCTAAATAGAAATTGCAAATCTTTTACAGAAAATTTACCTAGGATTTTATTcccctttttatattttttagaaACTTTAGTTGGAGGCCTAAggctctctgtctgtctctctttcctTGTTTCTGTCTGTTCATCTCATGTCTCTTACAGTTATCCCTTGTCTCCTTGTCTTTATCGCACCTTGCTGGATGAACCAGTCATCTAACAGTGCTAATACTATTTCTCTGACATGCTTAATGAACACATCAGATAGCATCactgttctttattttcttttcaaatttgtactttgattctttgttctttctccttcattttctttcatttacatcACCATTGGCTTTTAATATTTATCCTAAAAATAAACTGTTCATGTCAGATCATATTCTGTTCCTTGAATTAAATTTTACTTCACAAATATTTTGATATCCTGTTAGTATTCTGAACAAAGCTCTGAGCTAACCTCTTTTCCCTCAAATAGTTACATTTAAAAGGTTATAGAGTACTCCTGCAGTTTAGCTCTCTATATAAAAGTTGGATCATATTAGAATTTGCAATATTTACTTAAAATCACAGGCATATAAAAGTAATTTTGATGAGATTATACTCCCATTTCTCTTTTTAGCTACTTGCGGCTACTTACAGTTTCCTCACTATCTTGCAGGCATTTCCTTCTCCATgttcctcactctctctctctctattcttctcctttctttcttttactgtCCTTCACATTTCTTTTACCCCATCTGTGATGTGGAGTCCGGCCCATATTTGATGTGTTGCTCCTTCTCCATCTCCATTTCCTGACAGGTTGTGTCTGGCGCTATGTTAGAGCCAGCGCCTCCTACACCCCCTATTTACCTCCCCTGTGCGACCCCAAGGATGGCCACTTGCTTGTGGATGGTTGCTATGTTAACAATGTCCCAGGTCAGATTTTAAACACCCGCTCACCAAAACCTCCCCCCTCCCGCCTCCATCCCCAAATCGACAATCAACCACCCGGCTACCCTCCTCTTCTTTCGTCTCCCTCCCAAGTTCTCAATGTAACTAACCCCACCTTGACTTGGTGGATATTGGGAGCCCATGGTTTGGAAGGAAAGACTACATCCTACATATAACTTAAAGCCCAGAGTGCATCATACCGTCTCTCCCATTGACTTTGTTATTCACACAGAGAACACGTTTTATCCATTTAGCTTAGTgccacctaaaaaaaaaaaaaaaatcacgaaACCCACTGAACTCCACTGTGTTTATTCGATCTCAGGATTTCTCCATGCATGTTTGGATATCTGTCGGTCATAGAGAGATGCATGATCATCAGGCTTCCTCTGAACACATCTATTTGCTGAAACTCACACTTCTCCTATGACATTAAGGTTGAGGCATGTCTTCATGCACCACTGCacttggctttttttctttcttctttgtcaTTTTCAATTGAAGTCAACCTCAATTAATTTAGATGTTGGCAGATTTATCAGCTCGAGATCAAGCATAGAGAACAGACAGtattcagtgttgaactgacgAGATGGTGAAGGGCTGCAATCTACATGAGATGTTGACATCACATTTAAATCACTGTGTGTTCCAATTCACCTAAATGTGTATGTCAAATGGACTGAAATGCAATTTGATTCCCTGCTTCTATTTTATTTCAGTCATCTCTGCCTACAAGAGCATGTTCAATCTCTCCTATCCAGCTGTTGTCCTCTCCCCTGGCTTTGCTTGCTTTTTTATGCATGCCAGTATGTTAGTTAAAGCCATCCCATCTATATATCTTTCATAAATATATAGTGATGGCaaatatcatcattattattattattattgttattattactagAAAATATGTGTTCTGGATCCTGCTGTTGCACATTGTACCTCGTATATGCACTCAACGAAGCCCTTAAAATGATAAACAATCAACAGGGAGGGAAATCTGCAGGTGGTGTTTTTTCTGAAGTCACATTTCAGTAATGTAATTCTGTTCAAGCATTCACATATTCTCTATGCATAGTAGCACCCCTCACTTTTCTCTGTGGTGCTCCTTATCCTTCCAACCCATGCAGCACTTTGTCTGCTCCTGCCCTCTGCTGATACTGAGCTGTACTGCAGGACAGAGTAGGCTGATTGCTTCCCTGTAATATTCACTGTGAAAAATCTCCAAACATTGTCACATCAACATCTACTACTGCTCCGTCCCTACACACAGCTGGCAGTAGAAGTAAAATTGGATCCTACTGCTTTGGTTTAATTATTAACTTTGCAATACGTCTGTAGATTTTGGGGAACTTATAAAGGAGGATCATATGCAGTGAATCACTGTTTTTGGGACATAGTTTGGAGATGAAACAACCTTGATTCTCTGTGATGGTTGCCATTTACTTTTTTACCTTTTGCACAAGCCACACAGGATCTATGTGCAAGGTAATGAGGTTTGCAGTGGTTTACAGCAGAGTTTAAAGGTAGGCAGAACGACAGTCCTAGCCTTTGCAGGGATCGACTACTTTCTTTTGTCCGACCTCGCTCTGGTGTTTGGATTGCGGTCTGTGTCGACACTAATCTGAAACGTATAGCAAACATTATTGAGATGTTATCCCCCccttcctcctccctccttccctccttGGTGTGCCAGGCTCACTGTGGCGCTATGTACGGGCGAGCATGACCCTCTCAGGGTACCTGCCGCCTCTCTGCGACCCCAAAGATGGCAACTTGCTAATGGATGGTGGCTACATCAACAACCTGCCAGGCAAGTATCGGTGGTAACCCCCTGCTCCCCACCTCACCCCACCCCGAACCAATCCAGTCCTTAATTTCTATCCAACTCCTGTCTCCCAGAGGAGGGGGAAGGTGGAATGGTGATGGGGGATGCTTTGAATGGTGGTTTTTAGGTTAGCAATATTAAGAGGTTGTGTTTTTAAGTAAGTGGATGAATGCTTAATGTTAATGGAGGAAAGTCCTGTGGTATTGCTGAGCTTTCCCCATCTGAATATCAAGCCGGTTCAAATTTATATCATGAGAAAATTCAAATCAGTGGATTGAACTGAAAAGCCCAGATTAAAGCAAACTATACTTTAGATCAATCGCTGAAGTAACCTGGTTTGCCAGATGGGGGAAGAAACACAacatttaaagtttatttaaattttatataaAGACGAGGCTTTTTCTACCACTAGGAAATATTGCATTAAACAGTGGGAATGTATTTGTATGTGAAGCAGCCTGGTGTCAGATAGGGATAGAATTATAAATGTTCCTCTTCTGACATCAAAACCGCCATGCATAAGACGCCAGTCTGCTTTGAGTTTACATCCTGATTCTTCTCATGTTGAAACTGTACTTATTTTCTATGATTggcaataataattttaattggCTTGCAGCAAAATTGTAATTGGCATTATAATCATTTAAGTGTTCCACACATTTTCCCCAAAATTCACTACTTCAGGCAAgtttacattaaaacaaaccaaaaaaagctGCCTGGTGAGGTTTCTGTTTAAGCTGTAAGAATAAAACGCAAGGTTTTTTATCATGTGCTTTCAACAAGAGGAAAAATCAGTGGTGTGTGTTCAGACTCAGGggaactgctttttttttttgtctgcagaCTAGTAAATAGATGATCGTTGCTTGAAAGCAACTGCACAGAGCCAAAGGTACATATTCCTGAAATGTTTgtgcaatgaaaaacataatTGAGATGCATACTACTTGGAGCTTTCATTTTTGATGTGGCGGTGAAAATTCCCCTGAGTCTGGGTCGAtgtatttataataaaaaatatcctCTGTACTGAAGAAACAGAACCATATTTCACAATGAGACTGGCCTATTGCAGttttctgctctgcatttaaatcatttctcgttgtgtcccagctgatgcTTTGTGAAATATGGTGCTGCCTGGGCCTAAAAGATTGATCCAGTGGAAGGGAACTTTGTCAAATTAACATCCTGTGTTTGTTTCACTCTGCCTTCTCCCTCTGTGTAGCTGCTTTTAAAGTTGTTCTTGGGATGCTGGATCAGTGTTTGGATCAGGCTTGTGGGTTGTCTTCCACAGACTCAACACCACAAAAATGCTTACTATTGCAAAGCTCCTTTTAATAAGGGGATAAAAAAGGCCCTGTGCTATTTGGCCAAGAAATATGTATAGTTTACATATATACATCTCATTAATTGGCTGTAAATTCTCTGAAGTGAGCTTAAAACTTTTATGTCTTaaaagttttgtgtttttgtggtgtACGTCTGTTAGAACACTGTGCCTTTAAAAATGAAGGTTTCTGGAGGCAAACCTGAAACAAACTTATTAACACCGTATTTATTGTCTTATCATCTCTGCTGCCGGATTTTGTGACGCTATGGTCGTTCGTCTGCGTgattgtgtgcttgtgtgtgaaaAAACTGGTGTTAAACGTCTAACAGCGGACATTGCGAGGAACACGGGTGCCAGAACAGTCATTGCCATCGACGTGGGTAGTCAAGATGAGACTGACTTGTGTAACTATGGCGATTGCCTGTCGGGCTGGTGGTTGCTGTGGAAACGGATCAATCCCTGGGCAGAGAAAGTAAAGGTACTGGATGCAGGAGTTTTCCTGGCTTAGATTGGGCTAACATAAATGTCTTTTGTAACTGAGTAAGTGGAGTCCAACAATACTGGTTACAAATGTTTCTATTTGGCTCGAGCTAAAACTTTCTTAGAGGGTGCCAAAATTTTTCTATGAAAAACTTTTCTGGgaaaaagccttttatgggttGGCAGTATGAGGCAGTGGTACCTTTTGAGTCCATCTGATCAATGTGTAGCATATCCAATTCT contains:
- the pnpla6 gene encoding patatin-like phospholipase domain-containing protein 6 isoform X2; translation: MGQSTSEQEGQGHSQEDGFDNIKTFVEEELQTNMMVGMVIGAGIAIVLIAILIFFILRRIKLRNLEAQEAPKYRFRKRDKVMFYGRKIMRKVSQSTSSLVGTSSSSRPRLKKKQKMLNIAKKILRFKKEVPTLQAKEPPPSVLEADLTEFDVANSHLPSEVLYMLKNVRVLGHFEKPLFLELCKHMVFLQFQQGEYVFRPGQPDSSIYVVQDGKLELCLTGTDGKENVVKEVYPGDSVHSLLSILDVITGHQKPYRTVSARAAEVSTVLRLPVEAFLSIFEKYPESLVRVVQIIMVRLQRVTVLALHNYLGLTNELFSHEMHPSRLPPQSPHPTRTSPVRHGKRFGSLTVPEEHREAAVKGETPGEQGKDGTVPTLSRTISMPVDIAGVQKSLRSDFDMAYERGRISVSAEESNTPPTYTRSISQEQRERRVTVDEVPSGIYLYPEEEPVVDSIFTPVSNRSSAALFEEGQKEVLKLMRIEDPSLLNGRVTLHHAKAGAVLARQGDQDVSLHFVLSGCLHVYQRMIGKQEDVCLFVTHPGEMVGQLAVLTGEPLIFTIKAVRDCTYLKISKSEFYEIMREQPSVVLSAAHTVAIRMSPFVRQMDFAIDWMAVEAGRALYRQDDKSDCTYIVLNGRLRSVIRKANGKKELVGEYGRGELIGVVEALTKQPRATTVHAVRDTELVKLPEGTLNNIKRRYPQVVTRLIHLLGQKILGNLQQGRGPFSGSALSLPSMTTSADVTNPASNLSTVAVLPVCDEVPINAFNLELSHALSAIGPTLLLTSDIIRERLGASALDSIHEYRLSGWLAQQEDINRIVLYQTDNSMTPWTQRCIRQADCILIVGLGDQEPTLGELEQMLENTAVRALKQLILLHREDGPGPSRTVEWLNMRSWCSGHLHLKCPRRVFSRRSPSKLREVYEKVFEKTADRHSDFSRLARVLTGNSIALVLGGGGARGCSHVGVIKAMEEAGIPIDIVGGTSIGSFIGALYAEERSAVRTKQRAREWSKAMNSVFKTVLDLTYPITSMFSGSAFNTSIYKVFQDKQIEDLWLPYFNVTTDITASAMRVHQDGCVWRYVRASASYTPYLPPLCDPKDGHLLVDGCYVNNVPADIARNTGARTVIAIDVGSQDETDLCNYGDCLSGWWLLWKRINPWAEKVKVPDMAEIQSRLAYVSCVRQLEVVKKSAYCEYIRPPIDRFKTMDFGKFDEIYDVGYQHGKLVFTGWARGDIIENMLKDHRSADYNDSKRTDSYTCPGADFTDLAEIVSRIEPVQSYLAAEAEESDCLTEYEEDGMDTVREEEGEEEEDEAEYPEDHSPGEWGQNGVFQTDEEKSVRQRRKLASDSNTSEVSDC
- the pnpla6 gene encoding patatin-like phospholipase domain-containing protein 6 isoform X1, which produces MGQSTSEQEGQGHSQEDGFDNIKTFVEEELQTNMMVGMVIGAGIAIVLIAILIFFILRRIKLRNLEAQEAPKYRFRKRDKVMFYGRKIMRKVSQSTSSLVGTSSSSRPRLKKKQKMLNIAKKILRFKKEVPTLQAKEPPPSVLEADLTEFDVANSHLPSEVLYMLKNVRVLGHFEKPLFLELCKHMVFLQFQQGEYVFRPGQPDSSIYVVQDGKLELCLTGTDGKENVVKEVYPGDSVHSLLSILDVITGHQKPYRTVSARAAEVSTVLRLPVEAFLSIFEKYPESLVRVVQIIMVRLQRVTVLALHNYLGLTNELFSHEMHPSRLPPQSPHPTRTSPVRHGKRFGSLTVPEEHREAAVKGETPGEQGKDGTVPTLSRTISMPVDIAGVQKSLRSDFDMAYERGRISVSAEESNTPPTYTRSISQEQRERRVTVDEVPSGIYLYPEEEPVVDSIFTPVSNRSSAALFEEGQKEVLKLMRIEDPSLLNGRVTLHHAKAGAVLARQGDQDVSLHFVLSGCLHVYQRMIGKQEDVCLFVTHPGEMVGQLAVLTGEPLIFTIKAVRDCTYLKISKSEFYEIMREQPSVVLSAAHTVAIRMSPFVRQMDFAIDWMAVEAGRALYRQDDKSDCTYIVLNGRLRSVIRKANGKKELVGEYGRGELIGVVEALTKQPRATTVHAVRDTELVKLPEGTLNNIKRRYPQVVTRLIHLLGQKILGNLQQGRGPFSGSALSLPSMTTSADVTNPASNLSTVAVLPVCDEVPINAFNLELSHALSAIGPTLLLTSDIIRERLGASALDSIHEYRLSGWLAQQEDINRIVLYQTDNSMTPWTQRCIRQADCILIVGLGDQEPTLGELEQMLENTAVRALKQLILLHREDGPGPSRTVEWLNMRSWCSGHLHLKCPRRVFSRRSPSKLREVYEKVFEKTADRHSDFSRLARVLTGNSIALVLGGGGARGCSHVGVIKAMEEAGIPIDIVGGTSIGSFIGALYAEERSAVRTKQRAREWSKAMNSVFKTVLDLTYPITSMFSGSAFNTSIYKVFQDKQIEDLWLPYFNVTTDITASAMRVHQDGSLWRYVRASMTLSGYLPPLCDPKDGNLLMDGGYINNLPADIARNTGARTVIAIDVGSQDETDLCNYGDCLSGWWLLWKRINPWAEKVKVPDMAEIQSRLAYVSCVRQLEVVKKSAYCEYIRPPIDRFKTMDFGKFDEIYDVGYQHGKLVFTGWARGDIIENMLKDHRSADYNDSKRTDSYTCPGADFTDLAEIVSRIEPVQSYLAAEAEESDCLTEYEEDGMDTVREEEGEEEEDEAEYPEDHSPGEWGQNGVFQTDEEKSVRQRRKLASDSNTSEVSDC